In Alkalihalobacillus sp. FSL W8-0930, a single window of DNA contains:
- a CDS encoding short-chain dehydrogenase, which yields MTHALSIGGTGMLTVATSWLDGHFEHLSVIGRDKRKAHELIKNHKSQFTFHEVDYQDTEKLINTIEQIHTRAPFDYIIAWVHSGTAPDALPSVLTTIEQHQHIPYRLFHIKGSTHALKNNPLPVPANCLYREVILGFQYNGAHSRWLTHSEISKGVIAAIQEDAESTIIGVLSPWEKRPHYRKNH from the coding sequence ATGACACATGCTCTAAGCATTGGTGGAACTGGAATGCTAACAGTAGCAACGAGTTGGCTGGATGGGCATTTTGAACACTTGAGTGTTATTGGACGAGATAAAAGAAAGGCTCATGAATTAATTAAAAACCACAAGTCCCAATTTACTTTTCATGAAGTAGATTACCAAGACACGGAGAAACTTATAAATACCATTGAACAGATTCATACAAGAGCGCCCTTTGACTACATCATTGCCTGGGTACATAGTGGAACAGCTCCTGATGCACTTCCATCTGTTTTAACTACAATCGAACAACATCAGCATATTCCTTATCGTTTATTTCATATAAAAGGAAGCACTCATGCATTAAAAAATAACCCCTTGCCTGTGCCTGCAAATTGTTTATACCGCGAAGTCATCTTAGGTTTTCAATATAACGGGGCACACTCAAGATGGCTGACTCACTCAGAAATCTCTAAAGGAGTTATTGCAGCAATTCAAGAGGATGCAGAATCAACAATCATTGGAGTTCTATCCCCATGGGAAAAGCGTCCGCATTATAGAAAAAATCATTAA